A portion of the Papaver somniferum cultivar HN1 unplaced genomic scaffold, ASM357369v1 unplaced-scaffold_47, whole genome shotgun sequence genome contains these proteins:
- the LOC113342727 gene encoding neurofilament medium polypeptide-like isoform X1 has product MTRISPKKEKHENGNEGTSARTRPFTFEEIMLRRRKNKSSSEAEAEESENLLVKENDVTIPNHSELGEAHEKIKTKASDDSEKISSTREHESTSVEEDQLGRKDNVNFDAKSYLVAEKLDKEVSERTKEEKSEIGSRVSSRNEEVTAELENKTEKDTTSRVEGDKKEKHSHHRSRNEERLKDNLENEPDKVTKSTGKRDKNEKSRHYRIRNEEISRDDMEVESNKELRNGAKGDKNKTQCHRGSRKEERSTDVSENKPDKDMESKAKADRNDKSSHSKSRNDEISRADVEVQPEKSSRRKETSSGTEKRKSDTETKRKQRPGGDEKDSSEVDGNAVKKHDSGKRYDSETVGRKGRRESSPSHYDEERPKRRRSRSREKRDKDRMSISDLPRAHKRTSYQEREHESSRKSYPDSDKNKMSSNSGYGSSHYHRHGGHESRLGGYSPRKRRTDSAVKTPSPTARSPERKSAGWDLPSTGTDISSAGSMVSNIQNSDQILSSSVNEVPAVLVKSNSATKKAVSSGSSSSTLSASKNSTADNVQPTSPRRRLLVENVPTSASDKYVMECFNNFFLSSDAYHIQGTLPCIHCSMNKEKRQALVEFLTPEDATTALSFDGRLFSGSILKVRRPKDFAESATGVSQKPMAVVDEMSDVVKDSPNKIFVGGIAKVLSSDMVKEIASAFGALRAYHFEVNESASEACAFLEYVDKTITLKACAGLNGMKLGGEVLTVVQATPDASIDGDIEEPPHYAIPEHAKPLLSKATKVLKLQNVLNEEELSTLSGQEVEEVLEDVRLECARYGTVKSINIVRNVNRPTAAPGEIINLASLVSSSPQIEDRCSLKKVEPTGVEVDPNFGETSGPAALGDVRETLVDGADAANCSPCHAENEEDNLDTIVPTSDLGCDTVFQKSPSQLDKSKNQFSQTINSSDDFPLRSNSCTENSTAVEEEEMKLEEAGLELQEALIALNDTSCAKDSTTQDNNKNIDMTDDFEVGCILVEYARTETSFVAAHCLHGRLYGDKTVAVGYVDHDQYMSRFPK; this is encoded by the exons ATGACCAGAATTAGTCCGAAAAAGGAAAAGCATGAGAATGGGAATGAGGGCACTTCAGCCCGAACAAGACCTTTCACATTCGAGGAGATTATGCTGAGAAGGAGAAAGAATAAATCAAGTTCAGAAGCGGAAGCTGAAGAGTCAGAGAATCTTTTGGTGAAGGAAAATGATGTAACAATTCCAAATCATTCTGAACTCGGTGAAGCTCATGAAAAAATCAAGACTAAAGCTTCAGACGATAGTGAGAAGATCAGTTCCACAAGGGAACATGAGAGTACCTCTGTGGAGGAGGACCAGTTAGGTAGAAAAGATAATGTAAATTTTGATGCTAAAAGCTACTTAGTGGCGGAGAAACTAGACAAAGAGGTCAGTGAGAGGACTAAAGAGGAGAAGAGTGAAATAGGTAGTCGTGTCAGTAGTAGAAATGAGGAAGTTACAGCTGAGTTAGAAAATAAAACTGAGAAAGATACGACAAGTAGAGTTGAAGGGGATAAGAAGGAAAAACATAGTCATCACCGAAGCAGAAATGAGGAGAGATTAAAAGATAACTTGGAGAATGAGCCTGACAAAGTTACAAAAAGTACaggtaaaagggataaaaatgaaaaatctcGTCATTACAGAATCAGAAACGAGGAGATATCAAGAGATGACATggaggttgaatctaacaaagaattAAGAAATGGAGCTAAAGGGGACAAAAATAAAACACAATGTCACCGTGGAAGTAGAAAAGAGGAGAGATCAACTGATGTTTCAGAGAATAAACCTGATAAAGATATGGAAAGTAAAGCTAAAGCGGATAGAAATGATAAATCGAGTCATTCCAAAAGCAGAAATGATGAGATATCAAGAGCTGACGTTGAAGTTCAACCAGAGAAGAGCTCTCGGAGAAAGGAGACATCTTCAGGCACAGAAAAGAGGAAATCTGACACTGAAACTAAAAGAAAGCAACGCCCAGGTGGTGATGAGAAGGATAGTTCTGAGGTAGACGGGAATGCTGTAAAGAAACACGATTCGGGAAAAAGATATGACTCAGAAACTGTGGGAAGAAAAGGTAGAAGGGAGTCATCTCCATCTCACTATGATGAAGAGAGGCCAAAAAGAAGAAGGTCAAGGAGTCGTGAAAAAAGGGATAAAGATAGGATGTCAATTTCTGATTTGCCTAGGGCTCACAAGCGTACTTCTTATCAGGAGCGGGAGCATGAGTCATCTAGGAAGTCGTATCCTGATTCTGATAAGAATAAAATGTCAAGCAATAGTGGGTATGGAAGTAGTCATTATCATCGTCATGGTGGGCATGAAAGTAGGCTTGGTGGCTATTCCCCTAGGAAGAGAAGAACGGACTCTGCTGTTAAGACGCCTTCTCCTACTGCCCGTTCTCCAGAGAGGAAAAGTGCTGGTTGGGATCTCCCATCTACAGGAACTGACATAAGCTCTGCTGGTTCCATGGTCTCAAACATACAAAACTCTGATCAAATCTTATCCTCCAGTGTAAATGAGGTGCCTGCTGTTCTTGTTAAATCAAATTCAGCAACGAAAAAAGCTGTATCTTCTGGGTCTTCCTCAAGCACCCTATCAGCGTCAAAGAATTCCACTGCTGATAACGTTCAACCAACATCTCCAAGGAGAAGGCTCCTTGTGGAGAATGTACCAACTTCAGCCTCTGATAAATATGTAATGGAGTGTTTCAATAACTTCTTTCTGTCATCAGATGCTTATCACATTCAAGGAACCCTGCCATGCATTCACTGTTCT ATGAATAAAGAGAAGCGGCAAGCTCTTGTGGAATTTCTTACACCAGAAGATGCCACAACAGCCCTCTCTTTTGATGGTAGACTCTTCTCTGGATCTATTCTCAAAGTTAGACGCCCGAAGGACTTCGCGGAATCAGCA ACTGGTGTCTCACAGAAGCCAATGGCAgttgttgatgaaatgtctgacgtCGTAAAGGACTCACCAAACAAG ATATTTGTTGGTGGAATTGCGAAGGTTCTTTCATCTGATATG GTAAAGGAGATTGCTAGTGCCTTTGGAGCATTGAGAGCTTATCATTTTGAGGTTAATGAATCTGCCAGTGAAGCATGTGCTTTTTTAGAG TATGTGGACAAGACAATTACTCTCAAAGCATGTGCTGGATTAAATGGGATGAAGTTAGGAGGGGAAGTCTTAACTGTTGTCCAAGCTACTCCTGATGCATCTATTGATGGG GACATTGAAGAGCCACCACATTATGCGATTCCTGAGCATGCAAAGCCTCTACTTTCGAAGGCCACAAAAGTTCTGAAGCTACAAAATGTG TTGAATGAGGAGGAACTATCAACTCTATCGGGacaagaagtggaagaagtgttgGAAGATGTACGCTTGGAGTGTGCAAG GTATGGCACCGTAAAATCTATTAATATTGTAAGGAATGTTAACAGGCCCACCGCAGCTCCTGGTGAAATCATCAATCTGGCTAGTCTGGTGAGTTCTTCACCTCAAATAGAGGATAGATGTAGCCTGAAGAAAGTGGAGCCCACAGGTGTAGAAGTTGATCCGAACTTTGGAGAAACTAGTGGACCAGCGGCTCTAGGTGATGTCAGAGAAACCCTAGTAGATGGGGCAGATGCAGCAAATTGTAGTCCTTGCCATGCCGAAAATGAGGAAGATAATCTGGATACTATTGTTCCTACAAGTGACCTTGGCTGTGATACAGTATTTCAAAAATCCCCCTCCCAACTAGATAAAAGCAAAAATCAATTTTCGCAAACTATTAACAGTAgtgatgattttcctttgcgtaGCAACTCTTGCACTGAAAACAGTACAGCCGTTGAGGAggaagaaatgaaactagaagaaGCAGGCCTTGAATTGCAGGAAGCTTTGATAGCATTGAATGATACTTCTTGTGCAAAGGATTCAACTACCCAagacaataacaaaaacatcGACATGACTGATGATTTTGAAGTAGGGTGCATTCTTGTGGAGTATGCAAGAACAGAAACCTCGTTTGTAGCAGCACACTGCCTACATGGACGACTCTATGGGGATAAAACTGTGGCAGTGGGCTATGTTGACCATGACCAGTACATGTCTAGATTCCCCAAATGa
- the LOC113342727 gene encoding neurofilament medium polypeptide-like isoform X2, with translation MTRISPKKEKHENGNEGTSARTRPFTFEEIMLRRRKNKSSSEAEAEESENLLVKENDVTIPNHSELGEAHEKIKTKASDDSEKISSTREHESTSVEEDQLGRKDNVNFDAKSYLVAEKLDKEVSERTKEEKSEIGSRVSSRNEEVTAELENKTEKDTTSRVEGDKKEKHSHHRSRNEERLKDNLENEPDKVTKSTGKRDKNEKSRHYRIRNEEISRDDMEVESNKELRNGAKGDKNKTQCHRGSRKEERSTDVSENKPDKDMESKAKADRNDKSSHSKSRNDEISRADVEVQPEKSSRRKETSSGTEKRKSDTETKRKQRPGGDEKDSSEVDGNAVKKHDSGKRYDSETVGRKGRRESSPSHYDEERPKRRRSRSREKRDKDRMSISDLPRAHKRTSYQEREHESSRKSYPDSDKNKMSSNSGYGSSHYHRHGGHESRLGGYSPRKRRTDSAVKTPSPTARSPERKSAGWDLPSTGTDISSAGSMVSNIQNSDQILSSSVNEVPAVLVKSNSATKKAVSSGSSSSTLSASKNSTADNVQPTSPRRRLLVENVPTSASDKYVMECFNNFFLSSDAYHIQGTLPCIHCSMNKEKRQALVEFLTPEDATTALSFDGRLFSGSILKVRRPKDFAESATGVSQKPMAVVDEMSDVVKDSPNKIFVGGIAKVLSSDMVKEIASAFGALRAYHFEVNESASEACAFLEYVDKTITLKACAGLNGMKLGGEVLTVVQATPDASIDGDIEEPPHYAIPEHAKPLLSKATKVLKLQNLNEEELSTLSGQEVEEVLEDVRLECARYGTVKSINIVRNVNRPTAAPGEIINLASLVSSSPQIEDRCSLKKVEPTGVEVDPNFGETSGPAALGDVRETLVDGADAANCSPCHAENEEDNLDTIVPTSDLGCDTVFQKSPSQLDKSKNQFSQTINSSDDFPLRSNSCTENSTAVEEEEMKLEEAGLELQEALIALNDTSCAKDSTTQDNNKNIDMTDDFEVGCILVEYARTETSFVAAHCLHGRLYGDKTVAVGYVDHDQYMSRFPK, from the exons ATGACCAGAATTAGTCCGAAAAAGGAAAAGCATGAGAATGGGAATGAGGGCACTTCAGCCCGAACAAGACCTTTCACATTCGAGGAGATTATGCTGAGAAGGAGAAAGAATAAATCAAGTTCAGAAGCGGAAGCTGAAGAGTCAGAGAATCTTTTGGTGAAGGAAAATGATGTAACAATTCCAAATCATTCTGAACTCGGTGAAGCTCATGAAAAAATCAAGACTAAAGCTTCAGACGATAGTGAGAAGATCAGTTCCACAAGGGAACATGAGAGTACCTCTGTGGAGGAGGACCAGTTAGGTAGAAAAGATAATGTAAATTTTGATGCTAAAAGCTACTTAGTGGCGGAGAAACTAGACAAAGAGGTCAGTGAGAGGACTAAAGAGGAGAAGAGTGAAATAGGTAGTCGTGTCAGTAGTAGAAATGAGGAAGTTACAGCTGAGTTAGAAAATAAAACTGAGAAAGATACGACAAGTAGAGTTGAAGGGGATAAGAAGGAAAAACATAGTCATCACCGAAGCAGAAATGAGGAGAGATTAAAAGATAACTTGGAGAATGAGCCTGACAAAGTTACAAAAAGTACaggtaaaagggataaaaatgaaaaatctcGTCATTACAGAATCAGAAACGAGGAGATATCAAGAGATGACATggaggttgaatctaacaaagaattAAGAAATGGAGCTAAAGGGGACAAAAATAAAACACAATGTCACCGTGGAAGTAGAAAAGAGGAGAGATCAACTGATGTTTCAGAGAATAAACCTGATAAAGATATGGAAAGTAAAGCTAAAGCGGATAGAAATGATAAATCGAGTCATTCCAAAAGCAGAAATGATGAGATATCAAGAGCTGACGTTGAAGTTCAACCAGAGAAGAGCTCTCGGAGAAAGGAGACATCTTCAGGCACAGAAAAGAGGAAATCTGACACTGAAACTAAAAGAAAGCAACGCCCAGGTGGTGATGAGAAGGATAGTTCTGAGGTAGACGGGAATGCTGTAAAGAAACACGATTCGGGAAAAAGATATGACTCAGAAACTGTGGGAAGAAAAGGTAGAAGGGAGTCATCTCCATCTCACTATGATGAAGAGAGGCCAAAAAGAAGAAGGTCAAGGAGTCGTGAAAAAAGGGATAAAGATAGGATGTCAATTTCTGATTTGCCTAGGGCTCACAAGCGTACTTCTTATCAGGAGCGGGAGCATGAGTCATCTAGGAAGTCGTATCCTGATTCTGATAAGAATAAAATGTCAAGCAATAGTGGGTATGGAAGTAGTCATTATCATCGTCATGGTGGGCATGAAAGTAGGCTTGGTGGCTATTCCCCTAGGAAGAGAAGAACGGACTCTGCTGTTAAGACGCCTTCTCCTACTGCCCGTTCTCCAGAGAGGAAAAGTGCTGGTTGGGATCTCCCATCTACAGGAACTGACATAAGCTCTGCTGGTTCCATGGTCTCAAACATACAAAACTCTGATCAAATCTTATCCTCCAGTGTAAATGAGGTGCCTGCTGTTCTTGTTAAATCAAATTCAGCAACGAAAAAAGCTGTATCTTCTGGGTCTTCCTCAAGCACCCTATCAGCGTCAAAGAATTCCACTGCTGATAACGTTCAACCAACATCTCCAAGGAGAAGGCTCCTTGTGGAGAATGTACCAACTTCAGCCTCTGATAAATATGTAATGGAGTGTTTCAATAACTTCTTTCTGTCATCAGATGCTTATCACATTCAAGGAACCCTGCCATGCATTCACTGTTCT ATGAATAAAGAGAAGCGGCAAGCTCTTGTGGAATTTCTTACACCAGAAGATGCCACAACAGCCCTCTCTTTTGATGGTAGACTCTTCTCTGGATCTATTCTCAAAGTTAGACGCCCGAAGGACTTCGCGGAATCAGCA ACTGGTGTCTCACAGAAGCCAATGGCAgttgttgatgaaatgtctgacgtCGTAAAGGACTCACCAAACAAG ATATTTGTTGGTGGAATTGCGAAGGTTCTTTCATCTGATATG GTAAAGGAGATTGCTAGTGCCTTTGGAGCATTGAGAGCTTATCATTTTGAGGTTAATGAATCTGCCAGTGAAGCATGTGCTTTTTTAGAG TATGTGGACAAGACAATTACTCTCAAAGCATGTGCTGGATTAAATGGGATGAAGTTAGGAGGGGAAGTCTTAACTGTTGTCCAAGCTACTCCTGATGCATCTATTGATGGG GACATTGAAGAGCCACCACATTATGCGATTCCTGAGCATGCAAAGCCTCTACTTTCGAAGGCCACAAAAGTTCTGAAGCTACAAAAT TTGAATGAGGAGGAACTATCAACTCTATCGGGacaagaagtggaagaagtgttgGAAGATGTACGCTTGGAGTGTGCAAG GTATGGCACCGTAAAATCTATTAATATTGTAAGGAATGTTAACAGGCCCACCGCAGCTCCTGGTGAAATCATCAATCTGGCTAGTCTGGTGAGTTCTTCACCTCAAATAGAGGATAGATGTAGCCTGAAGAAAGTGGAGCCCACAGGTGTAGAAGTTGATCCGAACTTTGGAGAAACTAGTGGACCAGCGGCTCTAGGTGATGTCAGAGAAACCCTAGTAGATGGGGCAGATGCAGCAAATTGTAGTCCTTGCCATGCCGAAAATGAGGAAGATAATCTGGATACTATTGTTCCTACAAGTGACCTTGGCTGTGATACAGTATTTCAAAAATCCCCCTCCCAACTAGATAAAAGCAAAAATCAATTTTCGCAAACTATTAACAGTAgtgatgattttcctttgcgtaGCAACTCTTGCACTGAAAACAGTACAGCCGTTGAGGAggaagaaatgaaactagaagaaGCAGGCCTTGAATTGCAGGAAGCTTTGATAGCATTGAATGATACTTCTTGTGCAAAGGATTCAACTACCCAagacaataacaaaaacatcGACATGACTGATGATTTTGAAGTAGGGTGCATTCTTGTGGAGTATGCAAGAACAGAAACCTCGTTTGTAGCAGCACACTGCCTACATGGACGACTCTATGGGGATAAAACTGTGGCAGTGGGCTATGTTGACCATGACCAGTACATGTCTAGATTCCCCAAATGa